From Geomonas agri, one genomic window encodes:
- a CDS encoding alkaline phosphatase family protein, with the protein MPSLTSLLKSFIRTTLLLAGSILLNGVLLGPAAAGQAQYVIGISVDGGGASYIQNLINQGLLPNFKRFQTQGAWTNNARNDYDITVTLPNHVSMVTGRGVYGVAGNGHMWTSNSDPSSDPVAATYSIQNNKGTYVYGVFDVVHDNGLRTALYVTKTKFSLFDHSYNNGNGAVDNIGSDNGLNKIDSYVYNSSSSAISTSLVNTMKATPFNYVLLHFTDGDTAGHTYGWGSTAYNNALIAVDSYLGHIFDLVTGTPALQGKTDIILTADHGGNGTNHADITDRLNYTIPFYVWGPDAQAGTDLYTLNQSTRADPGTTRPAYTISVQPIRNGELANLALNILELGIVPDSTINALQNLAITSPNATGECGSDNGRILTAEPVNLCNAGISSAVGGSGPWAWTCTDGGVGVSCSASILSLPVITTISPLPSGTVGVYYSRNLEATGGEIPYIWSLVSGSLPPGLSMQSGVISGTPTVGGTSGFTARVTDAAGSIAEKSLSLSVIATPLQITTGSSLPNATKKVAYSVQLIASGGTTPYVWSIASGKLPPGLSLNSTTGVINGKASKAGVSTFTIKVTDAQKNTVTRSFSLTVK; encoded by the coding sequence ATGCCATCCTTAACCTCATTGTTGAAATCATTCATTCGGACAACCCTGCTTTTGGCAGGAAGCATCCTGCTTAATGGAGTCTTATTGGGACCGGCGGCGGCTGGACAGGCACAGTACGTCATCGGGATCAGTGTCGATGGTGGGGGAGCGAGCTACATTCAAAACCTCATAAATCAGGGGTTGCTACCGAATTTCAAGCGGTTCCAAACCCAGGGTGCCTGGACTAACAATGCTCGCAATGACTATGATATCACGGTCACACTCCCAAATCATGTCTCTATGGTTACCGGGCGTGGCGTCTATGGTGTCGCAGGCAATGGCCATATGTGGACGAGTAACTCTGACCCATCCAGTGACCCGGTCGCTGCTACCTACTCAATTCAGAATAATAAGGGAACGTATGTATATGGTGTTTTCGACGTAGTACACGATAATGGGCTGCGAACTGCCCTGTATGTAACCAAAACAAAATTTTCACTGTTCGACCATTCATACAATAACGGTAACGGTGCTGTTGATAACATCGGCTCTGACAATGGCTTGAACAAGATCGATTCCTATGTCTATAATTCAAGTTCATCTGCCATCAGTACCAGTCTTGTAAACACGATGAAGGCTACTCCTTTCAACTACGTATTACTCCACTTCACGGATGGTGATACTGCCGGACATACGTACGGATGGGGGAGCACTGCCTACAATAATGCCCTTATTGCAGTAGACAGTTACCTTGGACATATTTTCGATCTGGTTACCGGTACCCCCGCTCTTCAAGGGAAAACCGACATCATTCTCACGGCTGATCATGGTGGTAATGGAACAAATCATGCTGATATTACGGATCGGCTTAACTACACCATACCATTTTATGTTTGGGGGCCAGATGCCCAGGCCGGGACAGATCTCTATACCCTCAATCAATCCACGCGAGCCGACCCGGGAACAACCCGTCCAGCTTATACTATTTCAGTTCAGCCAATCCGTAATGGGGAACTGGCCAATCTGGCTTTGAACATCCTTGAACTGGGCATAGTTCCCGACTCAACAATAAATGCGTTACAAAACCTGGCAATTACTTCACCTAATGCAACTGGCGAATGCGGCAGTGATAATGGCAGAATACTGACTGCAGAGCCGGTCAACCTGTGCAATGCCGGCATTTCATCTGCTGTCGGCGGTTCCGGTCCCTGGGCATGGACGTGCACTGACGGTGGGGTGGGGGTGTCCTGTAGCGCGAGTATCCTTTCTTTACCAGTAATTACCACCATCAGCCCCCTTCCTTCCGGAACAGTCGGTGTGTACTACAGTCGAAATCTGGAGGCCACAGGAGGCGAAATTCCGTACATCTGGTCACTGGTAAGCGGCAGCCTTCCACCGGGACTGAGTATGCAATCAGGTGTTATAAGTGGAACGCCAACGGTGGGAGGTACCTCAGGTTTTACAGCAAGGGTTACCGATGCAGCAGGCTCTATTGCTGAGAAATCCTTAAGTTTATCTGTTATTGCTACGCCGCTACAGATAACTACTGGATCATCTCTTCCGAATGCGACCAAGAAAGTTGCGTATTCAGTGCAACTGATTGCCTCTGGGGGAACAACTCCCTATGTTTGGTCTATCGCTTCCGGCAAGCTACCGCCGGGACTTTCCCTGAATAGCACTACAGGTGTCATTAATGGTAAGGCGAGCAAAGCAGGGGTCTCAACATTCACAATTAAGGTTACAGATGCTCAAAAAAACACGGTGACCAGATCGTTTTCGCTTACAGTCAAATGA
- a CDS encoding DUF2845 domain-containing protein has protein sequence MTQKRKSQEMRNAAGIWVSVLVLLFAIQLVKTDLTSFIFGAAKEPVVPTQQIPPMPSQPTVIPAPQPQAQKPESEYEHYTDKNGNEVVIVPARYEAPRAETAPIRASYQQGLQQGSPLPYDQASPTPVASQQAAPPRNIALVAMNAANGNTRMNVFESCRCSNGIATKGDTMGEVLEKCAQPVMRSGGRDCSQIWLYNFGPNEFMQGVCFKGGRVSKVLSLDYGY, from the coding sequence ATGACACAGAAAAGAAAATCCCAGGAAATGCGAAATGCAGCCGGTATCTGGGTGTCTGTGTTAGTACTACTTTTCGCTATACAACTCGTGAAAACAGATCTGACTTCCTTTATTTTCGGCGCTGCGAAAGAACCGGTCGTGCCCACGCAGCAGATTCCGCCGATGCCTTCACAGCCAACAGTGATACCCGCCCCGCAGCCTCAGGCGCAAAAACCTGAATCAGAGTACGAACACTACACCGACAAAAACGGGAATGAGGTAGTTATCGTTCCGGCAAGATACGAAGCACCCCGTGCTGAAACGGCACCTATTCGGGCTTCATACCAGCAAGGTTTGCAGCAGGGTTCACCGTTGCCCTATGACCAGGCGTCTCCGACACCGGTTGCGTCACAACAGGCCGCCCCACCGCGAAATATTGCCTTGGTTGCTATGAATGCAGCCAATGGCAACACCCGGATGAACGTGTTTGAATCGTGCCGGTGCAGTAACGGTATAGCGACGAAAGGCGACACAATGGGAGAGGTGTTAGAGAAATGCGCACAACCGGTAATGCGATCAGGTGGCAGGGACTGCTCACAAATCTGGTTGTACAACTTTGGTCCCAATGAGTTCATGCAAGGTGTATGTTTTAAGGGGGGGCGTGTGAGTAAAGTCCTCAGTCTCGATTATGGCTACTGA
- a CDS encoding RNA polymerase sigma factor: protein MTRQEKSDNYTAAADMDIVKQVLDGDLNALELIMRRYNQRLYRIARGVVQNDMDAEDVVQDAYIHAYENLGQFQAKGPLFVWLAKITLNEALKHLRSAKGTKNSISFDDPLHTEEANHMADLITGLPTPEQDVARKELHRLLETAIGSLPDAYRMVFIFRGVEEMSVEHTAECLDIEPATVKTRYHRARKLLQQQLADLVDSHAGGVYSFDGIRCDRIVSGVFLRLANRNRS from the coding sequence ATGACCCGACAGGAGAAGTCAGACAACTACACCGCAGCGGCGGATATGGATATCGTGAAACAGGTCCTGGACGGGGATTTGAATGCCCTGGAACTGATCATGCGCAGGTACAATCAGCGTCTGTACCGCATCGCCCGAGGGGTGGTGCAAAATGATATGGATGCGGAAGATGTGGTGCAGGATGCCTACATCCATGCCTACGAAAACCTTGGTCAGTTCCAGGCAAAGGGGCCTTTGTTCGTCTGGCTTGCAAAGATCACTCTGAATGAGGCCCTGAAGCATCTGCGCAGTGCCAAGGGCACGAAGAATAGTATCTCTTTCGACGATCCTTTGCACACAGAGGAGGCGAACCATATGGCTGATCTGATCACGGGCTTGCCGACCCCCGAGCAGGACGTTGCGCGGAAGGAGTTGCATCGACTTCTTGAAACCGCGATCGGGAGCCTCCCCGATGCATATCGCATGGTATTTATCTTCCGCGGTGTAGAGGAGATGTCGGTGGAGCATACCGCGGAGTGCCTGGACATAGAACCGGCGACGGTGAAGACAAGGTATCACCGGGCGAGAAAATTACTACAACAACAGCTGGCAGACCTCGTCGACTCCCACGCAGGCGGAGTATATTCATTCGACGGGATCCGCTGCGACCGTATAGTCTCGGGTGTCTTCCTGAGGCTGGCGAACCGCAACCGGAGCTGA
- a CDS encoding GTP pyrophosphokinase, whose product MASLDFEQEKASFNKYYESNHKQLMAAKDAHLGIIRTLIRQSDVGEVTKIEGRVKDKEECIKKFQRKYQGKLEADEQPYEIKDFISDLIGVRVVCLYEDEVPAVSELLQRHYRILNVTDKTSAVESTEDSFGYKGLHMDLALDPQVPCLARHLPPLEISFEVQIRSLIQDAWSRLDHKIKYKKSIPVDLKRRINVLAALFELADREFKEIRNATSDLMQQATDTQMSEPVDGVQEITGQAASPASKTVNAFNFVPIAGHFFRDFSFEDQKVDDFVQDILEQDPAFQKADLHRCLNENLKVVRQYSEHVISENPNRNFSAYTLIRHCLYLCDQEKFERILTRRNSERFSLWLKTYRSAQAAPSAEGTS is encoded by the coding sequence ATGGCATCACTGGATTTTGAACAGGAAAAAGCAAGTTTCAACAAGTACTACGAAAGCAACCACAAGCAGCTCATGGCCGCCAAGGATGCCCATCTGGGCATAATCAGGACCCTGATCAGGCAAAGCGATGTCGGTGAGGTCACCAAGATAGAAGGGCGCGTCAAGGACAAAGAGGAATGCATAAAGAAGTTCCAGCGCAAGTACCAGGGCAAACTCGAGGCGGACGAGCAACCTTACGAGATCAAGGACTTCATATCGGACCTGATCGGCGTCCGGGTCGTCTGCCTCTATGAGGATGAAGTGCCGGCCGTTTCGGAGTTGCTGCAACGGCACTACAGGATACTGAACGTCACGGACAAGACCTCTGCCGTGGAGAGCACTGAGGATTCCTTTGGTTACAAAGGGCTGCACATGGACCTGGCCCTGGACCCGCAGGTCCCCTGCCTCGCCAGGCATCTCCCGCCGCTGGAGATCAGCTTCGAGGTGCAGATCCGGTCACTGATTCAGGACGCGTGGAGCAGGCTGGACCACAAGATCAAGTACAAGAAATCGATCCCGGTCGACCTGAAGCGCAGGATCAACGTCCTCGCGGCCCTCTTCGAACTGGCAGACCGCGAATTCAAGGAAATCCGCAACGCAACGTCGGACCTGATGCAGCAGGCGACCGACACGCAGATGAGCGAGCCGGTAGACGGCGTGCAGGAAATAACCGGACAGGCAGCGTCCCCCGCCTCCAAAACCGTCAACGCCTTCAACTTCGTCCCCATAGCAGGGCACTTCTTCAGGGATTTTTCCTTTGAGGATCAGAAGGTGGATGATTTCGTCCAGGACATCCTGGAGCAGGACCCCGCTTTCCAGAAAGCTGATCTGCACAGGTGCCTCAACGAGAATCTGAAAGTCGTCCGGCAGTACAGCGAACACGTGATCTCTGAAAACCCGAACCGGAATTTCAGCGCCTACACTCTCATCAGGCACTGCCTGTATCTCTGCGACCAGGAAAAATTCGAGCGGATTCTGACCCGGAGAAACAGCGAGCGTTTCTCGCTCTGGCTCAAGACATACCGGTCAGCCCAAGCCGCCCCTTCTGCAGAGGGGACGTCATAG
- a CDS encoding nucleoside deaminase produces the protein MDKFMQAALEEARTGLSEGGVPIGSVIVHDGKIIGRGHNRRVQQGSAILHGEMDALENAGRQPASVYRNCVLYTTLSPCPMCSGAIILYGIPHVIIGENRTFMGEEDVLRSRNVTVEVLQDEQCIGMMEEFIRQKPELWNEDIGV, from the coding sequence ATGGACAAATTCATGCAAGCAGCTCTGGAAGAGGCTCGAACCGGTTTATCAGAAGGCGGAGTACCAATCGGGTCGGTTATAGTGCATGACGGCAAAATTATCGGCAGGGGCCATAACCGAAGAGTGCAACAAGGGAGTGCTATTCTGCATGGTGAGATGGATGCTCTGGAGAATGCCGGGCGCCAGCCCGCCTCTGTATATCGGAACTGCGTGCTTTATACCACTCTCTCGCCTTGCCCTATGTGCAGCGGTGCCATTATCTTGTATGGGATACCGCATGTCATAATCGGGGAGAACCGCACGTTCATGGGTGAAGAGGATGTCCTCAGGTCGCGTAATGTGACCGTTGAAGTACTGCAGGACGAGCAGTGTATTGGTATGATGGAAGAGTTTATTCGGCAAAAACCTGAACTGTGGAATGAAGATATCGGGGTGTGA
- a CDS encoding carbon starvation CstA family protein, with protein sequence MNSFTLIFTAACLFAIAYRFYGLFLANRVMDLRVELETPAVRYADGHDYLKTNKYLLFGHHFAAIAAAGPLLGPVLAAQFGFLPGALWILIGAVLAGGVHDMVVLFASVRHKGKSISVIAEAEIGTVAGKVASVAVLFILILTLAGLCIAVVNAMFNSPWGTFTVFATMPIAMIMGIYMQKIRPGDIRGGSIIGVLLLALSIYAGPYVAADPTLAGMLTFSKKQLALLLPAYGFAASTLPVWFLLVPRDYLSTYLKIGTIGALALGIVFVHPTLHMPAITPYFFGGGPIIPGAAFPFLFITIACGALSGFHAIIGTGTTPKMIANERDILFVGYGAMLVEGFVAIMALIAACVLLPTDYFAINAAPAAYSKLGLVPVNLPELSRQVGEQVQGRPGGAVSLAVGMAYIFSSLSFMKGMMAYWYHFAIMFEAVFILTAVDAGTRVGRYLLQEMLGKLYAPFADNSWTPGIILTGALFTSAWGYLVYTGDISTIWPLFGMSNQLLATCALVIGTIMLIRLGKAQYAWVTAGPGLFMMPICMWAGYLNITRNFLPKGLYLLASLSVILMALMTVVFVSAFRRWQALLRIDEKLTDSNGDRVLALAMEREEAVPHLPMKE encoded by the coding sequence ATGAATTCATTCACTCTTATTTTTACTGCGGCCTGTCTTTTCGCCATCGCCTACCGGTTCTACGGACTGTTTCTGGCTAACAGGGTCATGGACCTGCGCGTGGAACTGGAAACACCTGCTGTGCGCTACGCAGACGGCCATGATTACCTGAAGACCAATAAGTACCTCCTCTTCGGTCATCACTTTGCCGCCATTGCTGCAGCCGGACCGCTCTTGGGTCCGGTGCTGGCGGCCCAGTTCGGTTTCCTCCCGGGTGCGCTCTGGATTTTGATCGGTGCAGTGCTTGCGGGCGGGGTGCACGACATGGTCGTGCTGTTTGCCTCGGTGCGGCACAAGGGGAAAAGCATCTCGGTCATCGCTGAAGCCGAGATCGGTACGGTGGCGGGGAAAGTAGCTTCAGTCGCCGTGCTCTTCATCCTGATCCTGACCCTGGCCGGGCTCTGCATCGCCGTGGTCAACGCCATGTTCAACAGTCCCTGGGGGACATTCACCGTCTTTGCCACCATGCCCATCGCCATGATCATGGGAATCTACATGCAGAAGATCCGCCCCGGCGACATCAGAGGGGGGAGCATCATTGGCGTGTTGCTGCTGGCGCTGTCGATCTATGCCGGCCCCTATGTCGCCGCCGACCCGACCCTGGCGGGCATGTTGACCTTTTCCAAGAAACAGCTCGCGCTACTCCTTCCGGCCTATGGCTTTGCCGCTTCCACCCTGCCGGTCTGGTTTCTGCTGGTGCCCCGCGACTATCTCTCCACCTACCTGAAAATCGGCACCATCGGCGCTCTAGCCCTGGGTATTGTATTCGTCCATCCGACCTTGCACATGCCGGCCATTACACCCTATTTCTTCGGTGGCGGCCCGATCATCCCGGGTGCCGCCTTTCCGTTTCTTTTCATCACCATCGCCTGTGGTGCCCTATCCGGTTTCCATGCCATTATCGGCACCGGCACCACGCCGAAGATGATTGCCAATGAACGCGACATCCTCTTTGTCGGCTACGGCGCAATGCTGGTGGAAGGCTTTGTTGCTATCATGGCTCTGATCGCTGCCTGTGTGCTGCTGCCGACCGATTATTTTGCCATCAATGCTGCACCCGCCGCTTATTCCAAGCTCGGTCTTGTTCCGGTCAACCTGCCGGAACTGTCTCGCCAAGTCGGCGAGCAGGTCCAGGGACGCCCCGGCGGTGCCGTATCTCTGGCGGTGGGCATGGCCTATATTTTTTCATCCCTATCTTTCATGAAGGGGATGATGGCCTACTGGTATCACTTTGCGATCATGTTCGAGGCGGTTTTCATCCTCACCGCTGTTGATGCGGGGACCCGCGTGGGGCGCTACCTGCTGCAGGAGATGCTCGGCAAACTTTATGCCCCTTTTGCCGACAACTCCTGGACTCCCGGTATCATCCTGACCGGTGCCCTGTTCACCTCGGCCTGGGGTTATCTGGTCTATACCGGAGACATCTCCACCATCTGGCCGCTGTTCGGCATGAGCAACCAGTTGCTGGCCACCTGCGCACTGGTCATCGGAACCATCATGTTGATACGGCTCGGCAAGGCACAGTATGCCTGGGTCACCGCCGGTCCGGGCCTGTTCATGATGCCGATTTGTATGTGGGCCGGGTATCTCAACATAACCCGAAACTTCCTGCCCAAGGGGTTGTATCTCTTGGCGAGTCTGTCTGTCATCCTGATGGCGCTGATGACGGTCGTCTTTGTTTCTGCGTTCCGGCGCTGGCAGGCACTGCTGCGGATCGACGAGAAATTGACTGACAGTAATGGCGACCGGGTGTTGGCGCTGGCCATGGAGCGGGAAGAGGCTGTGCCCCATCTGCCAATGAAGGAATGA
- a CDS encoding amidohydrolase family protein: protein MKVLNLVFILFLIVGCRNVNGATPPVDLIIADGLVVSMDDGMTILEHGSVVVDRGVIVAIGPSASMEKRYTAAQNIDAAGKVIMPGLVNTHTHAAMTLFRGLADDLPLDTWLTKHIWPAEAQFITAASVRTGANLALAEMIRSGTTTFSDMYFFADELAQASKKAGVRAVVAQAVLDFPTPDSKSPEESFTTIEKLASKWNNDPLITIAVGPHSPYTCSPDTLKSAKKLADALGLPLSIHVAETREEVSDITVKYGVPPFEHLDHLGFFGGTVIVAHAVYPTAGEIRLMAERRVGVAHNPESNMKLASGVAPVPEMLRAGIAVGLGTDGAASNNNLDMFKEMNAAALLQKVSRLDPTAMSARDTVKAATIGGAKALGLEKRIGSLEEGKRADLIVIDLNSPHLIPLYNVYSQLVYAAHGTDVETVIINGKVVMKNRKLLTLDEEMVMQEARKLALKIVESNSVAGVP from the coding sequence ATGAAAGTATTGAACCTTGTTTTTATCTTGTTTTTGATTGTCGGCTGTCGAAACGTGAATGGTGCGACACCCCCGGTGGATCTTATCATTGCCGACGGTTTGGTCGTTTCTATGGATGACGGCATGACCATTCTCGAACACGGCAGCGTTGTTGTAGACAGGGGTGTCATAGTGGCCATCGGCCCTTCGGCAAGCATGGAAAAGAGATATACCGCCGCGCAGAACATCGATGCGGCGGGCAAAGTCATCATGCCCGGCCTGGTGAACACCCATACCCACGCAGCCATGACCCTCTTCCGGGGGCTGGCCGACGACCTGCCGCTTGACACCTGGCTCACGAAGCATATCTGGCCGGCCGAGGCCCAGTTCATCACCGCCGCTTCAGTCCGCACCGGCGCCAACCTGGCGCTGGCTGAAATGATTCGCTCCGGCACGACCACCTTCAGCGACATGTATTTTTTTGCGGACGAACTCGCTCAAGCGTCGAAAAAAGCCGGCGTCAGAGCGGTTGTGGCGCAAGCGGTGCTTGATTTTCCAACACCTGACAGCAAAAGCCCTGAAGAGAGTTTTACGACCATTGAAAAGTTGGCTTCCAAGTGGAACAACGACCCGCTGATAACGATTGCGGTCGGACCCCACTCTCCGTACACCTGCTCCCCTGATACGCTCAAGTCCGCAAAAAAACTGGCTGACGCTTTGGGGCTGCCGCTTTCGATACATGTTGCCGAAACCCGCGAGGAGGTCAGCGACATCACGGTAAAATACGGCGTGCCCCCCTTTGAGCATCTCGATCATCTCGGCTTTTTCGGGGGCACGGTCATCGTGGCCCATGCCGTATATCCGACCGCCGGAGAAATCCGACTCATGGCGGAAAGACGGGTGGGTGTGGCCCATAATCCCGAAAGCAACATGAAACTGGCCAGCGGTGTTGCCCCCGTACCGGAGATGCTCCGGGCTGGCATCGCCGTCGGACTCGGTACCGACGGGGCAGCCAGCAATAACAATCTGGACATGTTCAAAGAGATGAACGCCGCCGCGTTGCTACAAAAGGTGTCACGGCTTGATCCGACTGCCATGAGTGCCCGCGACACGGTCAAAGCAGCCACCATCGGCGGCGCGAAGGCATTGGGGCTGGAAAAGCGCATCGGTTCGTTGGAAGAGGGGAAGCGGGCCGACCTGATCGTGATTGACCTTAATAGCCCACACCTGATTCCGTTGTACAACGTTTACTCACAGCTTGTGTATGCCGCACACGGAACGGATGTGGAAACCGTGATCATTAACGGCAAGGTTGTCATGAAGAACAGGAAGCTTCTTACGTTGGATGAAGAGATGGTCATGCAGGAGGCAAGAAAGCTTGCCCTGAAGATCGTCGAGTCCAACAGCGTGGCAGGTGTCCCATGA
- a CDS encoding FAD-dependent oxidoreductase, translated as MPDTTMLRKAADKIITQVMLFAIILVMVPPPLILAAEKEQRHDVVVVGAGIAGLSATWELAQKGFDVAVIEMQPLYGGTATMSEGALCIVGTPEQANAGIIDSPQIAFNDFMTYGSDPNGPGPDVEWVRYYTNESRREIYDWLVGLDVRFEKSPVLMPGNSVPRWHKVIGKGRGLVDPIYRGCTQNSRVKFFYGHKALSLIRDKSGRISGIRTQRLKDKVAVDYLAPVVILATGGFQGNMKMVRSYWSDKQPLPEKILVGAGINATGSGHDMARAVGARLLNMQYQWNYSTGLHSPSDITGSRGLNAFSQQSIWVNRAGRRFVNESQDTKTTFPELMKQPGGTYWAVFDSAARSSFFISGWSRESIEEGLFNNPQSSQFVKSAPTIAELAAAAGLPPQTLTETVNRWNAMITAGNDVDFGRIGCCRTPWSNPSRIERAPFYAVQFYPLARKSMGGVSIDGSCRVLDESGGRIPGLYAAGELTGLAGVNGKASLEGTFLGASILTGRVAGRAAAAELADKTKP; from the coding sequence ATGCCTGATACGACAATGCTTCGAAAGGCGGCTGATAAGATCATCACACAGGTGATGCTCTTTGCCATCATTCTGGTCATGGTTCCGCCGCCCCTAATTCTGGCAGCAGAAAAAGAACAACGGCATGATGTCGTCGTGGTTGGTGCCGGCATAGCGGGACTCTCTGCCACCTGGGAGTTGGCGCAAAAAGGTTTTGATGTTGCCGTCATTGAGATGCAGCCTCTTTATGGCGGGACCGCAACGATGAGCGAGGGGGCTCTCTGCATCGTAGGCACACCGGAGCAGGCGAATGCCGGCATCATCGATTCGCCGCAGATCGCTTTTAACGATTTCATGACCTATGGTAGCGACCCGAACGGTCCCGGTCCCGATGTCGAATGGGTGCGTTATTACACGAACGAGTCTCGCCGTGAAATTTACGATTGGCTTGTCGGGCTGGACGTCCGTTTTGAGAAGAGCCCGGTCCTCATGCCGGGAAACAGTGTCCCGCGCTGGCATAAAGTCATCGGCAAAGGGAGAGGACTGGTCGATCCGATCTACCGGGGGTGCACGCAGAATAGCAGGGTGAAGTTTTTCTACGGCCATAAGGCGCTTTCGTTGATCAGGGACAAAAGCGGCCGGATTTCAGGCATCAGGACACAGCGGCTCAAAGACAAGGTAGCTGTCGATTACCTTGCGCCGGTCGTGATACTGGCGACGGGAGGCTTTCAGGGCAATATGAAGATGGTGAGAAGTTATTGGTCCGACAAACAGCCCCTTCCGGAAAAGATCCTGGTAGGCGCCGGAATAAACGCCACGGGCTCAGGCCATGACATGGCCCGGGCCGTGGGCGCCCGATTGCTCAACATGCAGTACCAGTGGAACTATTCCACAGGGCTGCACAGTCCCTCCGACATCACCGGCTCGCGAGGATTGAACGCTTTCAGTCAGCAGTCGATCTGGGTCAACAGGGCAGGCCGACGTTTTGTCAACGAATCTCAGGACACCAAGACGACATTTCCCGAACTGATGAAACAGCCCGGCGGCACCTACTGGGCGGTATTTGACAGTGCGGCCCGCAGCAGTTTTTTTATATCAGGCTGGAGCCGGGAGTCGATAGAAGAGGGGCTTTTCAATAACCCACAAAGCAGCCAGTTTGTGAAATCCGCACCGACTATAGCGGAGCTGGCGGCGGCTGCGGGACTTCCACCGCAGACGCTCACTGAGACCGTGAACCGCTGGAACGCTATGATAACCGCGGGTAACGACGTTGATTTCGGCCGCATCGGCTGCTGCCGTACCCCCTGGTCCAATCCGAGCAGGATCGAACGGGCGCCTTTTTACGCCGTTCAGTTCTACCCGCTGGCACGAAAAAGCATGGGGGGCGTATCAATCGATGGGTCCTGTCGGGTCCTCGATGAGTCGGGAGGGCGCATTCCCGGCCTCTATGCCGCCGGGGAACTGACCGGTCTCGCCGGTGTCAATGGGAAAGCTTCACTTGAAGGAACCTTCTTGGGAGCGTCCATTCTGACCGGCCGTGTGGCGGGCCGGGCAGCTGCGGCGGAACTGGCAGATAAAACAAAACCATGA
- a CDS encoding cytochrome c3 family protein has translation MIPARVLLCVMTAVVLSRPCSAALPGKNYHSLANITCEQCHGKDHEREVPTMEQCVACHGSTIQLAEKTKGVKPRNPHISPHYGTELDCNFCHHQHAKSENYCLQCHAFGFKTP, from the coding sequence ATGATTCCAGCAAGGGTTTTGTTGTGTGTCATGACGGCTGTCGTATTGAGCCGGCCCTGCAGTGCAGCCCTGCCGGGAAAAAACTATCATTCGCTGGCGAACATCACCTGTGAACAATGCCATGGGAAGGACCATGAACGGGAAGTGCCGACCATGGAACAATGTGTCGCCTGCCACGGCAGCACGATACAGCTTGCGGAAAAGACAAAAGGCGTCAAACCGAGAAATCCTCATATCTCTCCGCACTACGGTACGGAACTCGATTGCAATTTCTGTCATCATCAGCACGCCAAATCGGAAAATTACTGCCTTCAGTGCCACGCTTTTGGCTTCAAAACACCCTGA